In Bombus terrestris chromosome 6, iyBomTerr1.2, whole genome shotgun sequence, a single window of DNA contains:
- the LOC100652182 gene encoding E3 ubiquitin-protein ligase RNF126-A isoform X1 — MAEAVVDGAMSRFFCHKCSIEIERLLPDYTCPRCSSGFIEELESDSSDSGSGMHINNDSDDLWERYADVPLRGEYETEFSNQFETPFSSTPVRNNGPAGRRRAHWTRNPQDTRRSNSSRGRQEVMPVSVENFIQDFILNLSEGVAQAAQLPVFNIRLFLGNPGDYVWGQDGLDAIVTQLLNQIDGTGPPPLPRKQIDEIPTITVSQCHVDSKLQCSVCWEDFKLSEPVKQLPCLHLYHTPCIVPWLELHGTCPICRQHLGSQNSAEVHQDTVGRSLVALFRATNESNNTRTSSPSSSSGNNSSSNSSSEI, encoded by the exons ATGGCGGAAGCCGTTGTAGACGGGGCAATGTCCCGATTTTTTTGTCACAAATGCAGTATCGAAATTGAACGTTTATTACCT GATTACACGTGTCCAAGATGTTCGAGTGGTTTCATAGAGGAATTAGAAAGCGATAGCAGTGACAGCGGATCTGGAATGCATATTAATAATGACTCGGATGAT cTTTGGGAACGTTACGCGGATGTTCCTTTAAGAGGGGAATACGAGACGGAATTCTCTAATCAGTTTGAAACACCGTTTAGTTCTACACCTGTTAGAAATAACGGTCCTGCTGGTAGAAGACGAGCTCATTGGACACGTAATCCACAAGATACACGTCGTTCTAATAG CAGTCGTGGACGACAGGAAGTAATGCCTGTGTCTGTAGAGAATTTCATACAAGATTTTATACTTAATCTCTCAGAAGGAGTAGCACAAGCTGCACAACTACctgt ATTCAATATTAGACTGTTCTTGGGAAATCCTGGAGATTATGTCTGGGGTCAAGATGGCTTAGACGCGATTGTAACGCAATTATTGAATCAAATTGATGGAACTGGTCCACCTCCCTTACCGAGAAAACAAATCGATGAAATACCAACTATAACTGTGAGTCAATGTCATGTGG aTAGTAAACTTCAATGTTCCGTTTGTTGGGAAGACTTCAAACTTTCTGAACCAGTTAAGCAACTTCCTTGTTTACATCTATATCATACACCGTGCATTGTGCCATGGTTAGAATTG cATGGTACTTGCCCTATTTGTAGACAGCACTTGGGAAGTCAAAATTCAGCAGAAGTACATCAGGATACCGTAGGACGTAGCTTAGTCGCTCTCTTTag GGCAACCAACGAATCAAATAATACTAGAACATCATCACCTTCATCCTCGAGTGGTAATAACTCCAGTAGTAACTCATCGAGTGAGATTTGA
- the LOC100652182 gene encoding E3 ubiquitin-protein ligase RNF126-A isoform X3 — MAEAVVDGAMSRFFCHKCSIEIERLLPDYTCPRCSSGFIEELESDSSDSGSGMHINNDSDDLWERYADVPLRGEYETEFSNQFETPFSSTPVRNNGPAGRRRAHWTRNPQDTRRSNSSRGRQEVMPVSVENFIQDFILNLSEGVAQAAQLPVLFLGNPGDYVWGQDGLDAIVTQLLNQIDGTGPPPLPRKQIDEIPTITVSQCHVDSKLQCSVCWEDFKLSEPVKQLPCLHLYHTPCIVPWLELHGTCPICRQHLGSQNSAEVHQDTVGRSLVALFRATNESNNTRTSSPSSSSGNNSSSNSSSEI, encoded by the exons ATGGCGGAAGCCGTTGTAGACGGGGCAATGTCCCGATTTTTTTGTCACAAATGCAGTATCGAAATTGAACGTTTATTACCT GATTACACGTGTCCAAGATGTTCGAGTGGTTTCATAGAGGAATTAGAAAGCGATAGCAGTGACAGCGGATCTGGAATGCATATTAATAATGACTCGGATGAT cTTTGGGAACGTTACGCGGATGTTCCTTTAAGAGGGGAATACGAGACGGAATTCTCTAATCAGTTTGAAACACCGTTTAGTTCTACACCTGTTAGAAATAACGGTCCTGCTGGTAGAAGACGAGCTCATTGGACACGTAATCCACAAGATACACGTCGTTCTAATAG CAGTCGTGGACGACAGGAAGTAATGCCTGTGTCTGTAGAGAATTTCATACAAGATTTTATACTTAATCTCTCAGAAGGAGTAGCACAAGCTGCACAACTACctgt ACTGTTCTTGGGAAATCCTGGAGATTATGTCTGGGGTCAAGATGGCTTAGACGCGATTGTAACGCAATTATTGAATCAAATTGATGGAACTGGTCCACCTCCCTTACCGAGAAAACAAATCGATGAAATACCAACTATAACTGTGAGTCAATGTCATGTGG aTAGTAAACTTCAATGTTCCGTTTGTTGGGAAGACTTCAAACTTTCTGAACCAGTTAAGCAACTTCCTTGTTTACATCTATATCATACACCGTGCATTGTGCCATGGTTAGAATTG cATGGTACTTGCCCTATTTGTAGACAGCACTTGGGAAGTCAAAATTCAGCAGAAGTACATCAGGATACCGTAGGACGTAGCTTAGTCGCTCTCTTTag GGCAACCAACGAATCAAATAATACTAGAACATCATCACCTTCATCCTCGAGTGGTAATAACTCCAGTAGTAACTCATCGAGTGAGATTTGA
- the LOC100649432 gene encoding DET1 homolog, with the protein MAEKEAKIEYVTEPCPIKPRKIGPQNIVLRLKRRETFGCSYPGTHVHCARQFYQNVFPNFTVMNVEKPPCFLRKFSPDGRYLIAFSADQTSIEVYEYRGASAAADLLANCEGEYIGHKNDECSFQIRRNIFSRFFKVKWIVNVVQSNEQLNRECSLFTDDGRYVIVGSAAHIPDELRPHFYQIYSNNEALTPNPRSPLEDYSLHLVDLHGGKLCDTRHFKVDKIYLSHNQGLYLYKDILAVLSVQHQTIHIFQILDGMFINVRTIGRFCLEDDAYLVRSACPGVNCRPFRDVTINCLKHKLLVYLYKRAAYISDTTKDPYELRRFYQYFDQLNSLRMWKMQLLDTNHVLVRFASEEVATLQANEPNVQPALLVVYDMVTAKIIAAYDNTSTQLLTQFENFSDFFRNARMSGDCQYMCSPSNNIYARLLQQRFKQTIISARYGGVTEATKRLLAQLPICAQSYSSSPYLDLSLFCYDDKWVSMMERPKACGEHPIRFYARDSGLLKFRMYAGMLGRTTPTAARRLVAFTFHPTDPFAISVQRTNAEYIVSFHVRHV; encoded by the exons ATGGCTGAAAAGGAGGCAAAGATTGAATACGTGACAGAACCTTGCCCTATTAAACCTCGTAAAATAGGTCCACAGAACATAGTATTACGCCTGAAACGTCGGGAAACATTTGGTTGTTCTTATCCAGGAACACACGTACACTGTGCTAGACAGTTTTATCAAAACGTATTTCCAAATTTCACTGTTATGAATGTGGAGAAACCTCCATGTTTCCTTAGGAAATTTAGTCCTGATGGTCGTTATTTAATAGCATTTAGCGCAGACCAAACTTCTATAGAGGTTTATGAATATCGTGGTGCATCTGCGGCTGCTGATTTATTAGCAAATTGTGAAGGCGAATATATTGGTCATAAGAACGACGAATGTAGTTTCCAAATTAGAAGGAACATTTTTAGTCGATTTTTTAAG gtTAAATGGATTGTTAATGTGGTTCAAAGTAATGAACAATTGAACAGAGAATGCAGTTTATTTACAGATGATGGGCGGTATGTAATTGTTGGTTCAGCTGCACATATTCCGGATGAATTGAGACCACATTTTTATCAG aTTTATTCTAACAATGAAGCGCTGACTCCAAATCCTAGATCACCTCTTGAAGATTATAGCTTACACCTTGTCGATTTACACGGAGGGAAATTGTGTGATACTAGACATTTTAAAgtagataaaatatatttgtctcATAATCAAG gCCTCTATctttataaagatatattggcAGTACTGTCTGTACAACATCAAACCATTCATATATTTCAAATTCTCGATGGGATGTTTATCAATGTTAGAACAATAGGAAG GTTTTGTTTAGAGGATGATGCATATTTGGTCAGAAGTGCGTGTCCAGGAGTGAACTGTCGTCCGTTTAGAGATGTCACAATAAACTGTCTTAAACATAAATTATTGGTTTATTTGTACAAAAGGGCGGCATATATTAGCGATACAACAAAGGATCCGTACGAGCTGAGACGTTTTTATCAGTATTTTGACCaa TTAAACTCATTACGAATGTGGAAAATGCAGTTATTAGATACAAATCATGTTCTTGTAAGATTCGCAAGTGAAGAAGTGGCGACGCTTCAAGCAAACGAACCTAATGTACAACCTGCACTTCTGGTAGTTTATGATATGGTCACTGCTAAAATAATAGCTGCATATGATAACACATCAACACAATTATTAACACAATTTGAAAACTTCAGCGATTTCTTCAGGAATGCTAGAATGAGTGGTGATTGTCAGTATATGTGTTCTCCATCTAACAatatatatgcaag ATTGTTACAACAGAGATTTAAACAAACAATAATAAGTGCCAGATACGGTGGTGTTACAGAAGCTACGAAAAGATTACTTGCTCAATTGCCTATATGCGCTCAATCCTACTCTAGTTCTCCGTACCTTGACTTATCCCTATTTTGTTACGATGACAAATGGGTATCTATGATGGAGCGTCCCAAAGCTTGCGGCGAACATCCTATACG GTTTTACGCTCGTGATTCTGGTCTTTTAAAATTTCGAATGTATGCGGGAATGTTAGGTCGTACAACACCTACAGCTGCGAGACGACTAGTTGCATTTACCTTCCATCCAACAGATCCATTTGCTATTTCTGTTCAACGAACAAACGCAGAATACATCGTCAGTTTTCATGTTAGGCACGTTTAA
- the LOC100652182 gene encoding E3 ubiquitin-protein ligase RNF126-A isoform X4, producing MAEAVVDGAMSRFFCHKCSIEIERLLPDYTCPRCSSGFIEELESDSSDSGSGMHINNDSDDLWERYADVPLRGEYETEFSNQFETPFSSTPVRNNGPAGRRRAHWTRNPQDTRRSNSRGRQEVMPVSVENFIQDFILNLSEGVAQAAQLPVLFLGNPGDYVWGQDGLDAIVTQLLNQIDGTGPPPLPRKQIDEIPTITVSQCHVDSKLQCSVCWEDFKLSEPVKQLPCLHLYHTPCIVPWLELHGTCPICRQHLGSQNSAEVHQDTVGRSLVALFRATNESNNTRTSSPSSSSGNNSSSNSSSEI from the exons ATGGCGGAAGCCGTTGTAGACGGGGCAATGTCCCGATTTTTTTGTCACAAATGCAGTATCGAAATTGAACGTTTATTACCT GATTACACGTGTCCAAGATGTTCGAGTGGTTTCATAGAGGAATTAGAAAGCGATAGCAGTGACAGCGGATCTGGAATGCATATTAATAATGACTCGGATGAT cTTTGGGAACGTTACGCGGATGTTCCTTTAAGAGGGGAATACGAGACGGAATTCTCTAATCAGTTTGAAACACCGTTTAGTTCTACACCTGTTAGAAATAACGGTCCTGCTGGTAGAAGACGAGCTCATTGGACACGTAATCCACAAGATACACGTCGTTCTAATAG TCGTGGACGACAGGAAGTAATGCCTGTGTCTGTAGAGAATTTCATACAAGATTTTATACTTAATCTCTCAGAAGGAGTAGCACAAGCTGCACAACTACctgt ACTGTTCTTGGGAAATCCTGGAGATTATGTCTGGGGTCAAGATGGCTTAGACGCGATTGTAACGCAATTATTGAATCAAATTGATGGAACTGGTCCACCTCCCTTACCGAGAAAACAAATCGATGAAATACCAACTATAACTGTGAGTCAATGTCATGTGG aTAGTAAACTTCAATGTTCCGTTTGTTGGGAAGACTTCAAACTTTCTGAACCAGTTAAGCAACTTCCTTGTTTACATCTATATCATACACCGTGCATTGTGCCATGGTTAGAATTG cATGGTACTTGCCCTATTTGTAGACAGCACTTGGGAAGTCAAAATTCAGCAGAAGTACATCAGGATACCGTAGGACGTAGCTTAGTCGCTCTCTTTag GGCAACCAACGAATCAAATAATACTAGAACATCATCACCTTCATCCTCGAGTGGTAATAACTCCAGTAGTAACTCATCGAGTGAGATTTGA
- the LOC100652182 gene encoding E3 ubiquitin-protein ligase RNF126-A isoform X2 gives MAEAVVDGAMSRFFCHKCSIEIERLLPDYTCPRCSSGFIEELESDSSDSGSGMHINNDSDDLWERYADVPLRGEYETEFSNQFETPFSSTPVRNNGPAGRRRAHWTRNPQDTRRSNSRGRQEVMPVSVENFIQDFILNLSEGVAQAAQLPVFNIRLFLGNPGDYVWGQDGLDAIVTQLLNQIDGTGPPPLPRKQIDEIPTITVSQCHVDSKLQCSVCWEDFKLSEPVKQLPCLHLYHTPCIVPWLELHGTCPICRQHLGSQNSAEVHQDTVGRSLVALFRATNESNNTRTSSPSSSSGNNSSSNSSSEI, from the exons ATGGCGGAAGCCGTTGTAGACGGGGCAATGTCCCGATTTTTTTGTCACAAATGCAGTATCGAAATTGAACGTTTATTACCT GATTACACGTGTCCAAGATGTTCGAGTGGTTTCATAGAGGAATTAGAAAGCGATAGCAGTGACAGCGGATCTGGAATGCATATTAATAATGACTCGGATGAT cTTTGGGAACGTTACGCGGATGTTCCTTTAAGAGGGGAATACGAGACGGAATTCTCTAATCAGTTTGAAACACCGTTTAGTTCTACACCTGTTAGAAATAACGGTCCTGCTGGTAGAAGACGAGCTCATTGGACACGTAATCCACAAGATACACGTCGTTCTAATAG TCGTGGACGACAGGAAGTAATGCCTGTGTCTGTAGAGAATTTCATACAAGATTTTATACTTAATCTCTCAGAAGGAGTAGCACAAGCTGCACAACTACctgt ATTCAATATTAGACTGTTCTTGGGAAATCCTGGAGATTATGTCTGGGGTCAAGATGGCTTAGACGCGATTGTAACGCAATTATTGAATCAAATTGATGGAACTGGTCCACCTCCCTTACCGAGAAAACAAATCGATGAAATACCAACTATAACTGTGAGTCAATGTCATGTGG aTAGTAAACTTCAATGTTCCGTTTGTTGGGAAGACTTCAAACTTTCTGAACCAGTTAAGCAACTTCCTTGTTTACATCTATATCATACACCGTGCATTGTGCCATGGTTAGAATTG cATGGTACTTGCCCTATTTGTAGACAGCACTTGGGAAGTCAAAATTCAGCAGAAGTACATCAGGATACCGTAGGACGTAGCTTAGTCGCTCTCTTTag GGCAACCAACGAATCAAATAATACTAGAACATCATCACCTTCATCCTCGAGTGGTAATAACTCCAGTAGTAACTCATCGAGTGAGATTTGA